One genomic segment of Penaeus chinensis breed Huanghai No. 1 chromosome 24, ASM1920278v2, whole genome shotgun sequence includes these proteins:
- the LOC125038114 gene encoding zinc finger HIT domain-containing protein 1-like: protein MATRESGRLKDGSSKRILDEAARRRRARKALEALEQDNFHDDPHANLVMSKKAPKFDESLDGSRNKDRKRRTRSTEYFKQRFRKNFPILLEEEQSLYPDGPNYLTVQSPASKLPERKLCAVCGFPAPYTCIPCGSRYCCTKCLSTHEDTRCLKYTA from the exons atggCAACTCGAGAGTCAG GTCGTTTGAAGGATGGCTCCTCAAAGCGCATCCTGGATGAAGCTGCACGTCGCCGCAGGGCCCGGAAAGCGCTGGAGGCACTTGAACAAGACAATTTCCATGATGACCCCCATGCAAATCTTGTTATGAGTAAAAAAGCACCAAAATTTGATGAATCATTGGATGGCAGCAGAAACAAGGATCGCAAAAGACGAACTCGGAGCACTGAATACTTTAAGCAGCG GTTTCGTAAGAACTTCCCGATCTTACTGGAAGAAGAGCAGTCTCTCTATCCAGATGGACCCAACTACCTAACAGTGCAATCACCCGCCTCAAAACTCCCTGAGCGTAAACTTTGCGCTGTGTGTGGTTTCCCGGCTCCCTACACCTGCATTCCATGTGGATCACGATACTGCTGCACAAAATGTCTTTCGACTCATGAAGATACCCGGTGCCTAAAGTATACAGCCTAA
- the LOC125038285 gene encoding perlucin-like produces the protein MNSTPQKSPSITFFLLTLAIAAAAQQRHQSAFHSQPGASFGEVSEGDSAFRSLKNDLSRITSIDENLGNLNERLNELIKAQVDRAKSQQPASQRGGGGADCPTPFVSVMGECFSLSKTRLPWHHARHYCLGMGGDLATPSFLYALKTYILEREGDADVWVGGTDEGSEGHWAWINSNEDGTNTTIPPHHWAPDQPDNGEGDGEHCLIMQKHIHPPLADSSCERYLSFVCQYRG, from the exons ATGAACTCCACGCCGCAGAAGTCCCCCAGCATCACCTTCTTCCTGCTGACTCTGGCCATCGCGGCGGCAGCTCAGCAGAGACACCAGTCAGCGTTTCACAGCCAACCGGGGGCGAGTTTCGGCGAAGTGTCCGAGGGCGACTCAGCCTTCCGGTCTCTCAAGAACGACCTGTCCCGGATCACCTCCATCGACGAGAACCTTGGCAACCTCAACGAGCGCCTCAACGAGCTCATCAAAGCCCAGGTGGACCGAGCCAAGTCGCAGCAGCCAGCGAgtcagcgaggaggaggag GAGCGGACTGCCCGACACCCTTCGTGAGCGTGATGGGCGAGTGTTTCTCCCTGAGCAAGACGCGGCTTCCCTGGCACCACGCCCGCCACTACTGTCTCGGGATGGGCGGCGACCTGGCGACGCCCTCCTTCCTCTACGCCCTCAAGACCTACATTCTCGAGCGCGAAG GCGACGCTGACGTGTGGGTGGGCGGGACGGACGAGGGCTCGGAGGGGCACTGGGCGTGGATCAACAGCAACGAGGACGGCACCAACACGACCATCCCGCCCCACCACTGGGCGCCCGACCAACCCGACAACGGCGAGGGAGACGGAGAGCACTGCCTCATAATGCAGAAGCACATTCACCCGCCGCTCGCTGACAGTTCGTGCGAGCGATACCTCTCCTTCGTCTGCCAGTACCGTGGCTAG
- the LOC125038322 gene encoding CD209 antigen-like protein C, whose translation MRSIVIIWLVLAIVVVQEARADAYTTCEDQSFQITMKGPSLSQGCEEVHGQLVLSDQASQELRCPKPYLETMGECFYVSNFALKWEEAERYCQEMDGDLATPKHVPALQLLLEEQDQADFLWLGGNDRPYSGIWLWLDGRHVDHAHFRPGHPWTSDTSNNYCLLIGWKNHPPLETYYCHKMNNFVCQHNP comes from the exons atgcgatCTATTGTGATTATTTGGCTTGTTTTGGCCATCGTGGTAGTTCAAGAGGCGAGAGCTGACGCGTACACGACGTGCGAGGACCAGAGCTTCCAGATCACGATGAAGGGGCCGTCGCTGAGTCAAGGCTGCGAGGAGGTGCACGGCCAGCTGGTCCTCTCCGACCAGGCGAGTCAAG AGCTGCGGTGCCCGAAGCCCTACTTGGAGACGATGGGGGAGTGCTTCTACGTCAGTAACTTCGCCCTCAAgtgggaggaggcggagaggtaCTGCCAGGAGATGGACGGCGACCTGGCCACGCCCAAGCACGTCCCTGCCCTGCAGCTGCTCCTCGAGGAACAGGACC AAGCGGATTTCCTCTGGCTGGGCGGCAACGACCGTCCCTACAGCGGCATCTGGCTGTGGCTGGACGGCAGGCACGTGGACCACGCGCACTTCCGCCCCGGCCACCCTTGGACCTCCGACACCAGCAACAACTACTGCCTCCTCATCGGCTGGAAGAACCACCCGCCTCTTGAAACCTACTACTGCCACAAGATGAACAACTTCGTCTGTCAGCATAATCCTTGA
- the LOC125038392 gene encoding heme-binding protein 2-like: protein MRKLLPYEPHWTFPLHKAVKWIIGNPWNFYLHNITTSSLYSTASLKVSHQSHKRSTFSHRPTCRPESTMKLSFVVAFLVCAQLARAQYEDEPNEIAPYSVLRTGDGYEVRAYPAAKWVCHSQVQQAASRRKDTRAFFALFRYIDGGNEAEANIPMTAPVSMKRTPINGKVDAQMCFYLPADRQASPPAPTNAELYIEERPAFTAFVRTFDGFANKERVWEEASEALKVDLEAAQEDGVDFSFFYRAGYDSPMKFKNRRNEVWFLNKKN, encoded by the exons ATGCGCAAGCTGTTGCCATATGAGCCTCACTGGACTTTCCCATTACATAAGG CTGTGAAATGGATAATAGGAAACCCATGGAATTTCTACTTACATAACATAACGACTTCCTCCCTATATAGCACGGCCTCGCTGAAGGTGTCGCATCAGAGTCACAAACGCAGCAC CTTCTCGCACCGACCGACTTGCCGTCCTGAGTCCACCATGAAGCTCTCCTTCGTCGTCGCCTTCCTCGTGTGCGCGCAGCTGGCCCGGGCGCAG tACGAGGACGAGCCAAATGAGATTGCGCCGTACAGTGTCCTCAGGACGGGCGAC GGCTACGAAGTGCGCGCGTACCCAGCGGCCAAGTGGGTCTGCCACAGCCAGGTCCAGCAGGCGGCCAGCAGGCGCAAGGACACGCGCGCCTTCTTCGCCCTCTTCCGCTACATTGACGGCGGCAACGAAGCAG AGGCCAATATCCCGATGACCGCGCCCGTCAGCATGAAGAGGACGCCCATCAACGGCAAAGTCGACGCCCAGATGTGCTTCTACCTGCCCGCCGACCGCCAGGCCAGCCCGCCAGCGCCCACTAACGCCGAGCTGTACATCGAGGAGCGCCCCGCCTTCACCGCCTTCGTCAG GACTTTCGACGGCTTCGCGAACAAAGAGCGCGTTTGGGAGGAGGCTTCAGAGGCCCTCAAGGTCGACCTCGAGGCAGCGCAGGAGGACGGAGtcgacttctccttcttctacag GGCTGGCTATGACTCCCCGATGAAATTCAAGAACCGACGGAATGAGGTTTGGTTTTTGAATAAGAAAAATTAA